From Candidatus Manganitrophus morganii, the proteins below share one genomic window:
- a CDS encoding DUF3488 and transglutaminase-like domain-containing protein, producing the protein MPFDKGARLLSHLTALACFSALIINNQFGWAWSGAGLGLILASLYFILTDRPVRLSPFFWWGASVLFCLIFLVDLWLSGALLAACMHFLVYLMAYRLFHLEKSKDHLQLYLICFLQLLAASGAGSGFGYALSFVVSTALLIWGLVVQHLKKQEESRLPAMPARSFRSVVPFPLMMSIHLLSVGALLPTLLIFFLIPRIGIGLFQTGQASPKKISGFSEKVDLGSMGAVIRDLSLVMRVIPSGGQKDRPPYLRGMSFDAYDGKAWKNTFNRKTALPKGFDRGFEIGPESSPSDPFQKTILLEPIDTTVLFTVGSPTAVRGNFPSLLRDQPGSFYLPAVPRQRIEYEITAVHALPSERDQSAARIDYPSDVREYYLSGGIDPRIVALAHEIADPFPTVFEKVQAIERHLRTEYTYTLEVAPSDRPPLEDFLFFQKKGYCEYYASAMVMMLRSIGIASRLVTGFLPGEWNEFGKYYLIRQSDAHAWVEVYFSGGRWLPFDPTPSVGQKVESPWTAMAAYVDWMQMKWERYIVRYSLRDQFALLEGTRDQVGRFSEGIGVWLFRARQSIENVPVLALVLGGAVVVLMALLYRSGWGWGGSIRRKSPKRGATVVYERMLRLLEKRGLRKREDQTPLEFIETVRGKEGWPIDAVRKLTALYCEARFGGKAFSSDDLRRAERLFAEIKAGI; encoded by the coding sequence ATGCCGTTTGATAAAGGGGCCCGGCTGCTGAGCCATTTGACGGCGCTCGCCTGCTTCTCGGCGCTAATCATCAACAACCAATTTGGATGGGCCTGGAGCGGGGCGGGGCTGGGGCTTATTCTGGCGTCGCTCTATTTCATTCTGACCGACCGTCCGGTGAGGCTCTCTCCCTTTTTCTGGTGGGGAGCCTCGGTCCTCTTCTGCCTGATCTTTCTGGTCGACCTCTGGCTCTCCGGGGCGCTTCTCGCGGCCTGTATGCATTTTCTTGTCTATCTGATGGCCTATCGCCTCTTCCATCTTGAAAAATCGAAAGACCATCTCCAGCTTTATCTAATCTGTTTTTTGCAGCTCCTCGCCGCCTCCGGAGCGGGGAGCGGGTTCGGATATGCCCTCTCTTTCGTCGTTTCGACCGCGCTGCTGATCTGGGGGCTGGTCGTCCAACACTTGAAGAAGCAAGAAGAGTCGCGCCTTCCGGCCATGCCGGCCCGCTCCTTCCGGTCGGTCGTTCCTTTCCCTCTGATGATGTCGATTCATCTCCTCTCGGTCGGAGCGCTGCTGCCGACGCTGCTGATCTTTTTTCTCATCCCCCGGATCGGGATCGGTCTCTTTCAGACGGGGCAGGCCTCCCCCAAGAAAATTTCGGGATTTTCCGAGAAGGTCGACCTCGGCTCGATGGGGGCGGTGATACGGGACCTCTCCCTGGTGATGCGGGTGATCCCTTCCGGCGGGCAGAAAGATCGGCCCCCCTATCTGCGCGGGATGTCGTTCGACGCCTATGACGGGAAGGCCTGGAAGAACACGTTCAATCGGAAGACCGCGCTTCCGAAGGGCTTCGATCGCGGATTCGAAATCGGTCCGGAGTCTTCCCCCTCCGATCCTTTTCAGAAGACGATTCTCCTGGAGCCGATCGACACCACCGTTCTTTTTACCGTCGGATCGCCGACGGCCGTTCGGGGAAATTTTCCCTCCTTGTTGCGGGATCAGCCGGGGAGCTTCTACCTTCCGGCGGTTCCCCGCCAGCGGATCGAATATGAGATCACGGCGGTCCACGCGTTGCCCTCCGAGAGAGACCAATCGGCCGCGCGGATCGATTACCCTTCCGACGTTCGGGAATATTATCTCTCCGGCGGAATCGATCCGCGCATCGTGGCGTTGGCGCACGAGATCGCCGATCCCTTCCCGACGGTTTTCGAGAAGGTGCAGGCGATCGAGCGTCATCTTCGGACGGAGTATACCTACACGCTGGAAGTGGCCCCGTCGGATCGCCCCCCGCTGGAGGATTTTCTCTTTTTCCAAAAGAAAGGCTATTGCGAATATTACGCTTCGGCGATGGTGATGATGCTTCGAAGCATCGGGATCGCCTCCCGATTGGTCACCGGATTTTTGCCGGGGGAGTGGAATGAATTCGGAAAGTATTATCTGATTCGCCAGAGCGACGCCCACGCCTGGGTGGAGGTTTATTTTTCGGGGGGACGGTGGCTCCCTTTCGATCCGACGCCGTCGGTCGGCCAAAAAGTCGAGAGCCCCTGGACGGCGATGGCGGCGTATGTCGATTGGATGCAGATGAAGTGGGAGCGGTATATCGTCCGGTATTCTCTCCGCGATCAGTTCGCCCTTCTGGAGGGGACGCGCGATCAGGTGGGCCGTTTTTCGGAAGGGATCGGCGTGTGGCTCTTCCGCGCCCGGCAATCGATCGAGAACGTTCCGGTCCTCGCCCTCGTCTTGGGAGGGGCCGTGGTCGTCTTGATGGCGCTTCTTTACCGAAGCGGATGGGGATGGGGCGGATCGATCCGAAGAAAATCGCCGAAGCGCGGGGCGACGGTGGTCTACGAGCGGATGCTTCGGCTGTTGGAGAAGCGGGGCCTTCGGAAACGGGAAGATCAAACGCCGCTGGAATTTATCGAGACAGTCAGAGGAAAAGAAGGATGGCCGATTGACGCCGTCCGAAAGTTGACCGCGCTTTATTGCGAGGCGCGGTTTGGAGGAAAGGCCTTTTCCTCGGACGATCTCAGGCGGGCGGAGCGGCTTTTTGCTGAAATCAAAGCGGGGATCTAA
- a CDS encoding MarR family transcriptional regulator — protein sequence MGTHYRGTREEVTALDTFIKLMRAADSLTSRLSPILSSAGLSPGQFGALEVLFHLGPLCQSELGRKLLRSGGNITMVVDNLERRGLVRRERGEDRRFITLHLTKEGRQLIQKIFPKHLEALVREMQVLTETEQKALGRLCKKLGKGSEGEIQTGAGGKDATPPAPKGGKK from the coding sequence ATGGGAACACACTATCGCGGAACACGGGAAGAAGTCACCGCCCTCGACACCTTTATCAAATTGATGCGGGCGGCCGATTCGCTCACCTCCCGCTTGAGCCCGATCCTCTCTTCCGCCGGGCTCAGCCCCGGCCAGTTCGGCGCCCTGGAGGTGTTGTTTCATCTCGGACCGCTCTGCCAGAGCGAGCTGGGGAGGAAACTCCTCCGAAGCGGCGGCAATATTACGATGGTCGTCGACAATCTGGAGCGAAGGGGGCTCGTCCGGCGGGAGCGGGGAGAAGATCGCCGATTTATCACCCTCCATCTGACCAAGGAGGGACGGCAACTGATACAGAAGATCTTTCCGAAACATCTGGAGGCCCTGGTCCGGGAGATGCAGGTGTTGACCGAGACCGAACAGAAGGCGCTCGGCCGGCTCTGCAAAAAATTGGGGAAGGGATCGGAAGGAGAGATCCAAACGGGAGCAGGAGGCAAGGATGCGACACCTCCCGCCCCCAAAGGAGGGAAAAAATGA
- the coaE gene encoding dephospho-CoA kinase (Dephospho-CoA kinase (CoaE) performs the final step in coenzyme A biosynthesis.) produces the protein MIWVGLTGGIASGKSTVSRLFREAGAFVIDADEIAHAVIRKGAPAYAGVVEAFGAAILDKKGEIDRKRLGEIVFNDARRRERLNQLVHPHVYAQAEKEKTAIAAAHPEAVILFDVPLLIETGAHREMDLVIVVYVDRATQIDRLIQRDGLTRKEAERRIDAQMPLDEKRRFADEIIDTRVPLPGVEGAVRSLYQRLHDRASAKRIS, from the coding sequence ATGATCTGGGTCGGGTTGACGGGGGGGATCGCAAGCGGAAAAAGCACCGTGTCGCGCCTTTTTCGAGAGGCGGGGGCCTTTGTCATCGATGCGGATGAAATCGCCCACGCCGTTATCCGTAAGGGAGCGCCCGCTTACGCCGGCGTCGTCGAGGCCTTCGGGGCCGCCATTCTTGACAAAAAAGGGGAGATCGACCGGAAGCGCCTCGGAGAGATCGTCTTTAACGATGCGCGCCGGCGTGAGCGATTGAATCAACTCGTCCATCCGCACGTCTACGCGCAGGCGGAGAAGGAGAAGACGGCGATTGCCGCCGCCCATCCCGAAGCGGTCATCCTCTTCGATGTTCCCCTCTTGATCGAGACCGGGGCCCATCGGGAGATGGATCTGGTTATCGTCGTTTATGTCGACCGCGCCACCCAAATCGACCGGTTGATCCAACGCGACGGCCTTACCCGGAAGGAAGCCGAGCGTCGGATCGACGCCCAGATGCCGCTGGATGAAAAGCGCCGATTTGCAGATGAGATCATCGATACCCGCGTGCCGTTGCCGGGGGTCGAAGGGGCGGTCCGATCGCTCTATCAACGGCTGCATGATCGGGCAAGCGCCAAGCGAATTTCTTGA
- a CDS encoding MoxR family ATPase — protein sequence MFDVLFPSLTHRTPFVTLFDMESREQVLALRQNIEQAIKGKTEAVKMAVVTLLSRGHLLIEDVPGVGKTTLAASLARSIDCTFKRVQFTSDLLPSDILGVPIFDSKKNTFEFRPGPIFAHILLADEINRTTPKTQSALLEAMNDGHVTVENQTYSLPDPFMVIATQNPADHQGTYPLPESQLDRFTMRIRLGYPDGSDERAILLQAAASSGIVKPVLTRDELLSLQKEAEQVTLEESLVDYLLAIVHATRDHRGLSLGISTRGALFLQRAARALAFVEGRGYCLPDDIKRLAPLVFSHRILLKGFSPGQALHGADAVMTEILGAIPVPL from the coding sequence GTGTTCGATGTCCTCTTCCCTTCATTGACGCACCGAACCCCCTTTGTTACACTCTTCGACATGGAATCGCGCGAACAGGTTCTCGCCCTCCGGCAGAATATCGAACAGGCCATCAAGGGAAAGACGGAGGCGGTCAAGATGGCGGTGGTCACCCTGCTCAGCCGGGGCCATCTTTTGATCGAAGATGTCCCCGGCGTCGGCAAAACCACCCTGGCGGCGAGCCTGGCCCGCTCCATCGACTGCACCTTCAAGCGGGTCCAGTTCACCAGTGATCTCCTCCCCTCCGACATCCTCGGCGTGCCGATCTTCGATTCGAAGAAGAATACCTTCGAGTTCCGTCCCGGCCCGATCTTTGCCCACATCCTGCTGGCCGATGAGATCAACCGGACCACTCCCAAGACGCAAAGCGCTTTGCTGGAGGCGATGAACGACGGCCATGTCACGGTGGAGAACCAGACCTATTCGCTCCCCGATCCGTTCATGGTCATCGCGACGCAGAACCCGGCCGATCACCAAGGAACCTACCCTCTTCCGGAATCGCAGCTCGACCGATTCACGATGCGGATCCGTCTCGGTTATCCGGACGGATCGGATGAAAGAGCGATCCTGCTGCAAGCCGCCGCTTCCTCCGGAATCGTGAAGCCGGTCCTGACGCGGGACGAATTGCTCTCTCTCCAAAAAGAGGCGGAGCAGGTGACCCTGGAAGAGAGCCTCGTCGATTATCTCTTGGCGATTGTCCATGCGACGCGGGACCATCGCGGGCTCTCGCTGGGGATCAGCACGCGGGGCGCCCTCTTTCTGCAACGGGCGGCGCGGGCCCTTGCCTTTGTCGAGGGGCGCGGCTACTGCCTTCCCGACGACATCAAACGGCTGGCCCCCCTGGTTTTCAGCCATCGGATTCTCCTGAAAGGATTCTCTCCCGGACAGGCCCTTCACGGGGCCGATGCGGTGATGACGGAGATCCTCGGGGCGATTCCGGTGCCGCTCTGA
- a CDS encoding DUF2062 domain-containing protein has product MAKVKEQMRRVLGLNDTPHRTALAFGLGVFIAFSPLLGLHFILAIVSAWLFRLNRVAILVGAFVNNPWTFTPITLSSTWFGIELCCKTDEIPPISFENLTFSSMGTQLKSYFFPFVLGSTLLGVAFGVVSYFAMLWMIAQYRKVKKPESIESSPSL; this is encoded by the coding sequence ATGGCAAAGGTGAAGGAGCAGATGCGGCGGGTGTTGGGATTGAACGACACCCCGCATCGGACCGCGCTCGCCTTCGGGCTCGGCGTCTTCATCGCCTTTTCCCCCCTGCTCGGCCTTCACTTTATCTTGGCGATCGTTTCGGCGTGGCTCTTCCGTCTCAATCGGGTCGCCATTCTCGTCGGCGCCTTCGTCAACAATCCCTGGACCTTCACCCCGATCACCCTCTCTTCCACCTGGTTCGGGATCGAGCTTTGCTGTAAGACAGATGAAATTCCCCCGATCAGCTTCGAGAATCTGACCTTCTCGTCGATGGGGACACAGCTTAAATCGTACTTCTTCCCGTTCGTGCTTGGATCGACCCTATTGGGAGTGGCTTTTGGGGTGGTTTCTTATTTCGCGATGCTCTGGATGATCGCGCAATATCGGAAGGTGAAAAAACCCGAATCGATCGAGTCTTCCCCCTCTTTATGA
- the thiL gene encoding thiamine-phosphate kinase has translation MDLRQLGEFGLIDRIQKRFPPPASTVLGIGDDAAAILPSKKQHLLLTTDTLIEGVHFDPAFSTFQEVGYKSVMVNISDIAAMGGTPRYILISLGLTGRQTVEAIDQLYKGIERASRETGLDLIGGNIAFSTGPFFISPTVVGEVPKKEMVTRAGAEVGDPLYVTGTLGDAAAGLALLKKGIDTKPFGRLTRRYRAPQARWQEGCLLAKARIPSAMIDLSDGLSSDLGHLMERSGLGAEIDAARIPLSPPLRRAALQIGVDSIEYALNGGEDYELLFSVPERKLKKLELMIKTGLIKAYRIGKMAPRRTGLKLIDPSGRRRSIAPGGWDHLKKGEKG, from the coding sequence ATGGACCTCCGTCAACTTGGTGAGTTCGGTCTCATCGACAGGATTCAAAAGCGCTTTCCCCCTCCCGCTTCAACCGTTCTCGGCATCGGCGACGATGCCGCGGCGATCCTCCCCTCCAAGAAACAGCACCTTCTTCTCACCACCGATACGCTGATCGAAGGGGTTCATTTCGACCCCGCCTTCTCGACCTTTCAAGAGGTCGGCTATAAATCGGTGATGGTCAATATCAGCGACATTGCGGCGATGGGGGGAACCCCCCGTTATATACTGATTTCACTCGGCCTGACCGGCCGCCAGACGGTCGAAGCGATCGACCAACTCTACAAGGGGATCGAAAGAGCAAGCCGCGAAACGGGGCTCGATCTGATCGGCGGAAACATCGCCTTTTCCACCGGACCGTTTTTTATCTCCCCGACCGTGGTCGGCGAAGTTCCCAAAAAGGAGATGGTTACCCGGGCCGGCGCGGAAGTGGGAGATCCCCTCTACGTCACCGGAACGCTGGGGGACGCCGCGGCGGGGCTGGCCTTATTGAAAAAAGGGATCGACACGAAGCCCTTCGGCCGGCTGACTCGGCGCTATCGCGCGCCGCAGGCCCGCTGGCAAGAGGGGTGTCTTTTGGCAAAGGCCCGGATTCCGTCGGCGATGATCGATCTGTCGGACGGGTTGAGCTCCGATCTCGGTCATCTGATGGAACGGAGCGGGCTTGGGGCGGAGATCGACGCCGCGCGAATCCCCCTCTCCCCTCCCCTCCGACGGGCCGCTTTACAAATAGGGGTTGATTCGATAGAGTATGCTTTAAATGGGGGCGAAGATTACGAGCTCCTTTTTTCGGTCCCGGAGCGGAAACTCAAGAAGCTGGAGCTGATGATAAAAACCGGGTTGATCAAAGCATACCGAATCGGTAAAATGGCGCCCCGGCGGACCGGTTTGAAGCTGATCGATCCGAGCGGACGCCGCCGGTCCATTGCTCCAGGGGGGTGGGACCACTTAAAGAAAGGCGAAAAGGGATAA
- a CDS encoding nuclear transport factor 2 family protein: MQDDLQTLLEKEKIIETINGLFIGTDQRDWVWVKKCFAPRVRFDITSLTGGEPAMMTPKEIADIWKKGLKPLKAIHHQSGNFIVRVTDKEATAFCYGIAMHYLPNKTGRNTRIFVGSYDFHLEKRGARWQIDLIKFNLKYIDGNLNLENS; encoded by the coding sequence ATGCAGGACGACCTACAAACCCTTCTTGAAAAAGAAAAGATCATCGAGACCATCAACGGCCTCTTCATTGGGACCGATCAGCGGGACTGGGTTTGGGTGAAAAAATGTTTTGCGCCGCGGGTCCGCTTCGATATAACCTCCTTGACCGGGGGCGAGCCGGCGATGATGACGCCGAAGGAGATTGCCGACATTTGGAAAAAAGGGCTGAAGCCGCTCAAGGCGATTCATCATCAATCGGGGAATTTCATCGTCAGGGTCACCGATAAAGAAGCGACCGCCTTCTGTTATGGAATCGCGATGCACTATCTTCCGAACAAAACCGGCCGGAACACCCGGATATTCGTCGGCAGTTATGATTTCCATCTGGAAAAAAGAGGCGCCCGCTGGCAGATCGACCTGATCAAGTTTAATCTCAAATACATCGACGGCAATTTGAATTTAGAGAATTCCTAA
- the galU gene encoding UTP--glucose-1-phosphate uridylyltransferase GalU: MGRQITKAVIPAAGLGTRFLPATKASPKEMLPLVDKPLIQYVVEEAVGAGIREIIIITGRGKRAIEDHFDISFELEETLRQNGKLELMESLRKISDMADFCYIRQRQALGLGHAILSAKNLIGDEPFAVLLGDDIIDHPTSALQQMIDLYQKNQAPLIGIQKVPKSEVRQYGVIDAEAAVDGLYKINDLVEKPSPKEAPSNLAVIGRYILTPEIFELLEKTKPGKNNEIQLTDALKELARLRNMYGYVIQGKRFDAGDKLGFLKATVEMGLKNPELGKEFRKYLKDLPL; this comes from the coding sequence TTGGGCCGACAGATCACGAAAGCCGTTATTCCCGCAGCGGGGTTGGGAACGCGATTCCTCCCGGCGACGAAGGCATCCCCCAAGGAGATGCTTCCTTTGGTCGACAAGCCGCTGATCCAATATGTTGTCGAAGAAGCGGTGGGGGCCGGCATCCGCGAGATCATCATCATTACCGGGCGCGGCAAACGGGCGATTGAAGATCACTTCGACATCTCGTTCGAGCTGGAGGAGACCCTGCGCCAGAACGGCAAGCTGGAGCTGATGGAAAGCCTGAGAAAAATTTCCGACATGGCCGACTTCTGCTACATCCGGCAGCGGCAGGCGCTCGGGCTCGGACATGCCATTCTCAGCGCGAAGAATCTGATCGGCGATGAGCCCTTCGCCGTCCTGCTGGGAGACGACATCATCGATCATCCTACTTCCGCCCTGCAGCAGATGATCGACCTCTATCAGAAAAATCAGGCGCCGTTGATCGGCATCCAAAAAGTTCCCAAGTCGGAAGTCCGCCAATACGGGGTGATCGACGCTGAAGCCGCCGTCGATGGGCTTTACAAAATTAACGATCTGGTCGAAAAACCGTCTCCCAAGGAAGCCCCGTCCAACCTCGCCGTGATCGGACGCTACATTCTGACCCCCGAAATCTTTGAGCTGCTGGAGAAAACAAAACCGGGGAAGAACAATGAGATCCAATTGACCGACGCCCTCAAAGAATTGGCCCGGCTGCGGAATATGTATGGATATGTCATCCAGGGGAAACGCTTCGACGCCGGTGACAAACTTGGATTTCTCAAGGCGACGGTCGAAATGGGGCTGAAAAACCCCGAGTTGGGAAAAGAGTTTCGGAAATATTTGAAAGACCTCCCCCTCTAA
- a CDS encoding DUF58 domain-containing protein — protein sequence MSSRLAVFRYLPRTIRPTKEGWYFIALTFGIGFAAINTGNNLLYLLVALMLSIIIVSGLLSEQSLRWLTFSADPPPPALPGEPVSLLVRLRNEKSRFPSFSLRVDPVPGADLPEGRYTSEAAHFISLDPQSTGSQPLRMTFSKRGCYRLEGITLSTTFPFGFFVKTAAKREPVELWVYPKTRPAERPILPASSGAVDISSQRNGQAAAFHQFREYQRGDDCRLIHWKLSARQGRWIIKEREREEGSGVLLVLNNQIPAGRTDGWEARFERAVETAASLASAMIQAGMKVSIQTADQTVAPGEGPAHLDRIFKLLALTEPIPPVPAPMPIAGADGRGVIRIEWEEGEVAAISDEVVVGIDSGEERVDAV from the coding sequence ATGTCTTCCCGCCTTGCCGTTTTCAGATACCTTCCACGGACCATCCGGCCGACCAAAGAGGGGTGGTATTTTATCGCGCTGACCTTCGGCATCGGGTTTGCCGCGATCAATACCGGCAACAACCTCCTCTATCTTCTTGTCGCGCTGATGCTCAGCATCATTATCGTCTCCGGGCTTCTCTCCGAACAATCGCTTCGTTGGCTGACCTTCTCCGCCGATCCGCCCCCCCCCGCCCTTCCGGGCGAGCCGGTCTCCCTCCTCGTGCGGCTTCGAAACGAGAAGAGCCGGTTTCCCTCCTTCTCGCTCCGCGTCGATCCGGTGCCGGGCGCCGACCTGCCGGAGGGGAGGTATACCTCCGAAGCGGCCCACTTTATCTCCCTGGATCCCCAATCGACCGGGTCTCAGCCGTTGCGGATGACCTTTTCGAAAAGAGGATGTTATCGGCTGGAGGGGATCACCCTTTCGACCACTTTTCCCTTTGGGTTCTTCGTCAAGACGGCGGCGAAACGGGAGCCGGTGGAGCTGTGGGTCTACCCCAAGACGCGGCCGGCGGAGCGGCCGATCCTTCCCGCTTCCTCCGGGGCGGTGGACATTTCTTCGCAGCGGAACGGACAGGCGGCGGCCTTTCATCAATTTAGGGAGTATCAGCGGGGGGACGACTGCCGGCTGATCCACTGGAAGCTCTCGGCCCGGCAAGGACGATGGATCATCAAAGAGCGAGAGCGGGAAGAGGGGAGCGGGGTCCTCTTGGTCTTGAACAATCAGATTCCCGCCGGGCGGACCGATGGATGGGAAGCGCGGTTCGAGCGGGCGGTCGAAACGGCCGCTTCCCTCGCATCGGCGATGATCCAGGCCGGAATGAAGGTCTCCATTCAGACGGCCGATCAAACCGTCGCGCCGGGGGAGGGGCCGGCCCATCTCGACCGGATCTTCAAGCTCCTCGCATTAACCGAGCCGATTCCGCCGGTACCGGCGCCGATGCCGATCGCGGGGGCGGACGGAAGGGGGGTCATCCGGATCGAATGGGAGGAGGGGGAGGTGGCGGCGATCTCCGATGAGGTGGTTGTCGGGATCGATTCCGGAGAGGAGCGGGTCGATGCCGTTTGA
- the lon gene encoding endopeptidase La — translation MSLKDQEKQKPDIPEKLPLLPVRDIVVFPHMVLPLFVGREISIKAIEEALAGNRMVFLAAQRSSEVESPEPDDIYTIGSVGTIMRMLKLPDGRVKILVQGIAKARITSFEQTTPYHTVRIEKLTDPSAESGLEVEAAVRTVKELMGKVVAFGKFTVPDIISVIENLDDPGRLADMIASNLGLKVETAQEVLEILDPVKRLGKISDLLAKEVDVLTMQQKIQAEAKGEMDKTQREYFLREQLKAIQKELGESDERAEEVQEFRNKIEEAAMPEKVAKEAERQLKRLEKMHPDSAEASTVRTYLEWLVELPWNVATKDNLNLIAAKKTLDEDHYDLERVKDRILEYLAVRKMNEKMKGPILCFLGPPGVGKTSLGKSIARALGREFVRVSLGGIRDEAEIRGHRRTYVGSLPGRIIQGIKQAGTNNPVFMMDEIDKVGMDFRGDPSAALLEVLDPEQNHSFSDHYLGVPFDLSNVMFIMTANQIDPIPAPLRDRMEIIDISGYTTEEKVGIARNYLIPRQLSEHGVKTGKVAFTDAALDLMIMQYTREAGVRNLEREIANVLRKIARKLAEGKEKRFKITPSNVNQYLGIPKFLPEAEQENDEVGVATGLAWTPTGGDIIRIEATLMKGKGGLTLTGHLGDVMKESAHAALSYIRSKEKELGIKSDLFAKSDIHIHVPAGAIPKDGPSAGITMATALASLLTGKAVRRDVAMTGEVTLRGRVLPIGGLKEKILAAKRAGMKTVVLPKRNEKDLEEVPRHVQRGLDLVFAEHMDAVLSAAFNMRKTPSVMAKTITKTQREKQRKRARIASTVATV, via the coding sequence GTGTCTTTGAAGGATCAAGAGAAACAGAAACCGGATATCCCCGAGAAGCTTCCCCTTCTCCCCGTCCGGGACATCGTCGTCTTCCCCCATATGGTTCTTCCCCTTTTCGTCGGCCGCGAGATTTCAATCAAGGCGATTGAAGAAGCGCTGGCCGGAAACCGGATGGTCTTTCTGGCGGCGCAGAGGTCGTCGGAAGTAGAATCCCCTGAGCCGGATGATATTTATACCATCGGCTCGGTCGGGACGATCATGCGGATGCTGAAGCTTCCCGACGGACGGGTCAAGATCCTGGTCCAGGGGATCGCCAAAGCACGGATTACTTCGTTCGAGCAAACCACCCCCTATCATACGGTTCGGATCGAGAAGTTGACCGATCCGTCCGCCGAGAGCGGTCTCGAGGTTGAAGCGGCGGTCCGGACGGTCAAGGAATTGATGGGCAAGGTCGTCGCCTTCGGGAAATTCACCGTTCCCGACATCATCTCCGTGATCGAAAACCTCGACGACCCGGGGCGTCTGGCCGACATGATCGCTTCGAATCTCGGATTGAAGGTCGAAACGGCGCAGGAGGTGCTCGAGATTCTCGATCCCGTGAAGCGCCTTGGGAAGATCAGCGACCTTTTGGCCAAAGAGGTCGATGTCCTGACGATGCAGCAGAAGATCCAGGCCGAGGCCAAAGGGGAGATGGACAAGACGCAGCGCGAATACTTCTTGCGCGAGCAGCTGAAGGCGATCCAGAAGGAGCTGGGGGAATCGGATGAGAGGGCCGAAGAGGTCCAGGAATTCCGGAACAAAATCGAAGAGGCGGCGATGCCGGAGAAGGTCGCCAAAGAGGCGGAACGGCAGTTGAAGCGCCTTGAGAAGATGCACCCCGACTCCGCCGAGGCCTCCACGGTTCGAACCTATCTCGAATGGCTCGTGGAGTTGCCGTGGAATGTGGCGACCAAAGATAACCTGAACTTGATTGCGGCCAAAAAGACCCTCGATGAGGATCATTACGACCTGGAGCGGGTGAAGGACCGGATCCTGGAATATCTCGCCGTCCGCAAGATGAATGAGAAGATGAAGGGGCCGATCCTCTGCTTCTTGGGGCCCCCGGGGGTCGGGAAGACCTCTCTCGGCAAATCGATCGCTCGCGCCCTGGGACGCGAGTTTGTCCGGGTCTCGCTCGGCGGGATTCGGGACGAAGCGGAGATCCGCGGACACCGCCGGACTTACGTCGGCTCGCTTCCGGGCCGAATCATCCAGGGGATCAAACAGGCCGGGACGAACAACCCGGTCTTCATGATGGACGAAATCGACAAGGTCGGCATGGACTTCCGGGGAGATCCCTCGGCCGCCCTGCTGGAGGTCTTGGACCCGGAGCAAAATCATAGCTTCTCCGATCACTACCTCGGCGTCCCGTTCGATCTCTCGAACGTCATGTTTATCATGACCGCCAACCAGATCGATCCGATTCCGGCGCCGCTGCGCGACCGGATGGAGATCATCGACATCTCCGGATATACCACCGAGGAGAAGGTCGGCATCGCCCGGAATTACCTGATCCCGCGCCAGCTTTCGGAGCATGGGGTCAAGACAGGCAAAGTGGCCTTCACCGACGCGGCGCTCGATCTGATGATCATGCAGTACACCCGCGAGGCGGGGGTTCGCAATCTGGAGCGGGAGATCGCCAACGTCCTCCGGAAAATCGCGCGCAAGCTGGCGGAGGGAAAAGAGAAGCGATTCAAGATCACCCCTTCCAACGTCAACCAATATCTCGGCATTCCGAAATTCCTTCCCGAAGCGGAGCAGGAAAACGATGAGGTCGGCGTGGCGACCGGGCTCGCCTGGACCCCGACCGGCGGCGATATCATTCGAATCGAAGCGACCTTGATGAAGGGGAAGGGAGGGCTGACCCTCACCGGGCATCTGGGGGATGTGATGAAAGAGTCGGCCCATGCGGCCCTCTCCTACATTCGATCGAAGGAGAAGGAGCTTGGGATCAAGAGCGACCTCTTCGCCAAGAGCGATATCCATATTCATGTCCCGGCCGGGGCGATTCCGAAAGACGGACCTTCCGCCGGCATCACGATGGCGACGGCGCTCGCCTCGCTCCTTACCGGAAAAGCGGTCCGCCGGGATGTGGCGATGACCGGAGAGGTGACGCTGCGGGGCCGGGTCCTCCCGATCGGCGGCCTGAAAGAAAAGATCTTGGCCGCCAAACGGGCCGGCATGAAGACGGTGGTCCTTCCGAAGCGGAACGAAAAAGATCTGGAGGAGGTCCCCCGCCACGTGCAGCGAGGACTCGATCTGGTCTTCGCCGAGCACATGGATGCGGTTCTGTCGGCGGCCTTCAACATGAGGAAGACCCCCTCCGTCATGGCCAAGACGATTACAAAAACCCAACGGGAAAAACAGCGAAAGCGGGCGCGAATCGCTTCTACGGTCGCGACGGTTTAA